A single genomic interval of Geoalkalibacter sp. harbors:
- a CDS encoding ABC transporter ATP-binding protein, protein MIQVQGVKKHFSTPHGVVQVLKGIDLKIAAGERVAIVGSSGAGKTTLMHILGALDRPNEGRVSFEGEDIFSLRGAALDDFRNRRVGFVFQFHQLLPEFNALENVMMPGLVARLGRREAAEQARALLEDVGLGHRLLHKPGELSGGEQQRVAIARALVRMPRLLLADEPTGNLDSGSTDEIYRLLERLHRERGLTMVVVTHSATLAERMDRMIRMQDGQLCPA, encoded by the coding sequence ATGATTCAGGTGCAGGGCGTGAAAAAGCACTTTTCCACCCCCCATGGCGTGGTTCAGGTGCTCAAGGGCATCGACCTCAAGATCGCCGCGGGAGAGCGGGTGGCCATCGTCGGCTCCTCTGGCGCGGGGAAAACCACCCTCATGCACATCCTTGGGGCCCTTGATCGGCCCAATGAGGGGCGCGTGTCCTTCGAGGGCGAGGATATTTTTTCCTTGCGCGGCGCCGCCCTCGATGATTTTCGCAACCGCCGGGTCGGCTTCGTCTTTCAGTTTCATCAGTTGTTGCCGGAATTCAACGCCCTGGAAAACGTGATGATGCCTGGTCTGGTGGCGCGCCTCGGTCGTCGTGAGGCGGCCGAGCAGGCGCGCGCGCTGCTGGAGGACGTGGGGCTGGGGCATCGCCTGCTGCACAAGCCCGGCGAACTCTCCGGCGGCGAGCAGCAGCGCGTGGCCATCGCCCGTGCGCTGGTTCGGATGCCGCGCCTGTTGCTGGCCGATGAGCCCACGGGCAATCTGGACAGCGGCAGCACGGATGAAATCTATCGCCTCCTGGAGCGTCTCCATCGAGAGCGCGGCCTCACCATGGTCGTGGTGACGCACAGCGCGACCCTTGCCGAGCGCATGGATCGCATGATTCGCATGCAGGATGGCCAGTTGTGCCCGGCATGA
- the prfB gene encoding peptide chain release factor 2 (programmed frameshift) has translation MFREEKDALVALEEKARELWRYLDVDSKKERIAELEAEIARPEFWNDAERAQERLRERTGLQKVVDSLDDIVQRIEDLKVLVDLGEESQDEDVRAEVAEALPALEADLRGMELARMLSGPHDQRNAIFSINAGAGGTEAQDWAEMLLRMYLRYCERKGWRTEITDYQPGEEAGIKGATFTVEGECAYGYLRAEMGIHRLVRISPYDSSARRHTSFSSVFVFPELDEDIEIDIDEKDLKVDTYRSSGAGGQHVNKTDSAIRITHIPTGIVVACQNERSQHKNRATALKQLKARLYELEARKKEEEAAAISGEKKDIGWGSQIRSYVLHPYRMVKDHRTGHEVGNTEAVLGGDIEDFIEAYLLSRS, from the exons ATGTTCCGCGAAGAAAAGGATGCCCTGGTCGCCCTTGAAGAAAAAGCCCGCGAACTCTGGAGGTATCTT GACGTCGATAGCAAGAAGGAACGCATAGCCGAACTCGAAGCCGAAATCGCGCGTCCCGAATTCTGGAACGACGCCGAGCGTGCCCAGGAACGCCTGCGCGAGCGCACCGGGTTGCAGAAAGTCGTCGATTCCTTGGACGACATCGTGCAGCGCATCGAGGATCTCAAGGTGCTGGTGGATCTCGGCGAGGAATCGCAGGACGAGGACGTGCGCGCCGAGGTCGCCGAGGCGCTGCCGGCTCTGGAGGCGGATCTGCGAGGGATGGAGCTGGCACGCATGCTCTCCGGGCCCCACGATCAGCGCAACGCCATCTTCAGCATCAACGCCGGCGCTGGCGGCACCGAGGCCCAGGACTGGGCCGAGATGCTGCTGCGCATGTATCTGCGCTACTGCGAGCGCAAGGGCTGGCGCACGGAGATTACCGACTACCAGCCGGGCGAGGAGGCCGGCATCAAGGGCGCGACCTTCACGGTGGAGGGCGAGTGTGCCTACGGCTATCTGCGCGCCGAGATGGGCATCCATCGCCTGGTGCGCATTTCACCCTACGATTCGAGCGCCCGTCGGCACACCTCCTTTTCGTCGGTCTTCGTGTTCCCCGAGTTGGATGAGGACATCGAAATCGATATCGACGAAAAGGATCTCAAGGTCGATACCTACCGCTCCAGCGGCGCCGGCGGCCAGCATGTCAACAAAACCGATTCGGCGATTCGCATCACCCATATTCCCACGGGCATCGTCGTCGCCTGCCAGAACGAGCGTTCCCAACACAAAAACCGCGCCACGGCCCTCAAGCAGCTCAAGGCCCGTCTCTACGAATTGGAAGCGCGCAAGAAAGAGGAAGAAGCGGCCGCGATTTCCGGAGAAAAGAAGGACATCGGCTGGGGCAGCCAGATCCGCTCCTATGTGCTGCATCCCTATCGCATGGTCAAGGATCATCGCACGGGCCACGAGGTGGGCAACACCGAGGCGGTTCTCGGCGGCGACATCGAGGATTTCATCGAAGCCTACCTGCTCAGCCGCAGCTAG
- the bamA gene encoding outer membrane protein assembly factor BamA produces the protein MVKRTLLSLHVLFLCLTTGAFAQPHTFQDISVRGNQRVERAVIDAVIQARPGRPLTLEEIDQDLRNIYQLGRFQDVSAVIEEAAGVRTLVYQVSERPLVREIRFAGERKLKEDKLRELAALRAPDLYDPKNVERAITAMRKAYRDEGFHAAQITPEVDINEANEATITFVIDEGKKIRVERITFGGNKVLSDKELRKAIETRERWWLSWLTGRGTFNEDVLQNDLDLIADEYFNRGYVQVRVREPVISFSDDMRTLDIHIEIEEGEQFRVGDIDIQGDLLKEKEELLALVKLKSGEVFSRAKLRQDVFALNDLYADSGYAYVNVSPLTRLDNQERLVHLLFDVEQGLQVHIDRILIGGNSKTRDKVIRREMRLTEGELYSASKLKESRRRINNLGFFDEVNVATARGAEEDLMNIEVDVKERPTGTFSVGAGYSSVDGVIAQGSLQQDNFLGRGLRFDLSAAFGGKSTTYRFGMTDPYFLDKDLTLGFDLYRTDREWPSFSEKRTGGNLKLGVPLSEKLRAFFLYRYEDKEIYDVSATASRFVQEQVGTSTLSSITSMLRRDTTDYRLDPTRGSMSEASIEFAGVGGDQRFVKYILDHRHYLPFKWDTYFSVHGQIGYVEGWGGKDVPIEERFFLGGINSLRGFKSRRVGPRDGDDYIGGEKSAYGNLEYIFPLIKDVGLKGVIFFDIGNAWRDNDQYFSDMRYNTGAGIRWFSPLGPLRLEWGYNLDPRDDESKTEWQFSIGRFF, from the coding sequence ATGGTCAAACGGACCCTCTTGTCTCTTCATGTCCTTTTTTTGTGCCTGACCACCGGCGCTTTCGCCCAGCCTCACACCTTTCAGGACATCAGCGTGCGCGGCAACCAACGGGTGGAGCGCGCCGTCATCGACGCGGTCATCCAGGCGCGCCCCGGACGTCCCCTGACCCTGGAGGAGATCGATCAGGATCTGCGCAACATTTACCAGTTGGGTCGCTTCCAGGATGTGTCCGCGGTCATCGAGGAAGCCGCGGGAGTTCGCACCCTGGTTTATCAGGTCAGCGAGCGGCCCCTGGTGCGCGAGATCCGCTTCGCGGGCGAGCGCAAGCTCAAGGAAGACAAGCTGCGGGAACTGGCCGCGTTGCGGGCTCCTGATCTCTACGATCCGAAAAACGTGGAGCGCGCAATCACCGCCATGCGCAAGGCGTATCGCGACGAAGGCTTTCATGCGGCACAGATCACGCCCGAAGTCGACATCAACGAGGCCAATGAAGCGACCATCACCTTCGTTATCGACGAAGGCAAGAAAATCAGGGTCGAACGCATCACCTTCGGCGGCAACAAGGTCTTGTCCGACAAGGAACTGCGCAAGGCGATTGAAACGCGCGAGCGTTGGTGGCTTTCCTGGTTGACCGGGCGCGGTACCTTCAATGAAGACGTGCTGCAAAACGACCTCGATCTGATCGCCGATGAGTACTTCAATCGCGGCTACGTGCAGGTGCGGGTGCGCGAACCGGTCATCAGTTTCAGCGATGACATGCGCACCCTCGATATCCACATCGAGATCGAGGAGGGCGAGCAGTTTCGCGTCGGCGATATCGACATCCAGGGCGATCTGCTGAAGGAAAAGGAAGAGCTTCTCGCTTTGGTCAAGCTCAAATCCGGCGAGGTGTTCAGTCGCGCCAAGCTGCGTCAGGACGTCTTCGCCCTCAATGATCTCTATGCCGACAGCGGCTATGCCTATGTCAACGTTTCGCCCCTGACCCGCCTGGACAATCAGGAGCGTCTGGTGCATTTGCTCTTCGACGTGGAGCAAGGGCTGCAGGTGCACATCGATCGCATTCTCATCGGCGGCAACTCGAAAACGCGCGACAAGGTCATTCGCCGGGAAATGCGCCTCACGGAAGGCGAGCTCTACAGCGCCAGCAAGCTCAAGGAAAGCCGCCGTCGCATCAACAACCTCGGCTTTTTCGACGAAGTCAATGTGGCTACCGCCCGCGGCGCCGAGGAAGATCTGATGAACATCGAGGTCGATGTGAAGGAGCGACCCACCGGCACCTTCAGTGTCGGCGCCGGCTATTCATCCGTGGACGGCGTCATCGCCCAGGGATCTCTCCAGCAGGACAACTTTCTTGGGCGGGGCCTGCGTTTCGACCTGTCCGCGGCTTTTGGCGGCAAGTCGACGACCTACCGCTTCGGCATGACGGATCCCTACTTCCTCGACAAGGATCTGACCCTCGGTTTTGATCTATATCGCACCGATCGCGAATGGCCCAGTTTCAGCGAGAAGCGCACCGGCGGCAATCTCAAGCTCGGCGTACCCCTCAGTGAAAAACTTCGCGCCTTTTTCCTCTATCGCTACGAGGACAAGGAGATTTACGATGTGTCGGCCACGGCCTCGCGCTTCGTGCAGGAGCAGGTCGGCACCTCGACCCTGTCCTCCATCACTTCCATGCTGCGGCGGGACACCACCGATTACCGCTTGGATCCGACCCGCGGATCCATGTCGGAAGCGTCCATCGAATTTGCCGGGGTCGGCGGCGATCAGCGCTTCGTCAAATACATTCTCGATCACCGCCATTACCTGCCCTTCAAATGGGACACCTATTTCAGCGTGCATGGCCAGATCGGCTATGTGGAAGGCTGGGGCGGCAAGGATGTGCCCATCGAGGAGCGCTTCTTCCTCGGCGGCATCAACAGCCTGCGCGGCTTCAAATCGCGCCGTGTCGGGCCGCGCGACGGCGATGATTACATCGGCGGCGAAAAGTCGGCCTATGGCAATCTCGAATATATTTTCCCCTTGATCAAGGACGTCGGGCTCAAAGGAGTCATCTTTTTCGATATCGGCAACGCCTGGCGCGATAATGACCAATACTTTTCCGACATGCGCTACAACACCGGCGCGGGGATTCGCTGGTTTAGCCCTCTGGGTCCCCTGCGCCTGGAATGGGGCTACAACCTC
- a CDS encoding lipoprotein-releasing ABC transporter permease subunit gives MSYELFVSLRYLRAKRKQTFISVISFISIGGVTLGVAALIVVLAVMTGFHDGVRQQILGNLPNILIQKYGDAIAEYEDIAEQARQVPRVSEVTPFISREAMLLSQGNVAAVQVKGVERGHKAFGQEALTLEGGELEDLLFEGRGTRPGIVISIDSATSLGVAIGDTINVIPPMFTITPFGMIPKMKPFQVVGILRQQGSLVDTFNAYVPLSVAQEFFDLPGQVTGIEVDVMHFDDTQPVVSALRRNFEFPYLVRSWEDMFGSFLSALRLEKLGLFIVLGIIVLVAAFNIATTLIMVVMEKHKDIAILRSMGATSRSIMKIFVLEGAIIGTLGTSLGTALGLLIAKNADPIIKKVESVFQLKIFDQAVYGMDRFPSVVNPGDVIAVVVVAMSISLLATIYPAWHASRMDPAEALRYE, from the coding sequence ATGAGCTACGAACTTTTCGTCAGCCTGCGCTATCTGCGGGCCAAGCGTAAGCAGACCTTCATTTCCGTCATCTCCTTCATCTCCATCGGCGGCGTCACCCTCGGGGTGGCCGCCCTCATCGTGGTGCTGGCGGTCATGACCGGCTTTCACGACGGGGTGCGCCAGCAGATTCTCGGCAACCTTCCCAACATCCTCATCCAGAAATACGGGGACGCCATCGCGGAATACGAGGACATCGCCGAACAGGCCCGCCAGGTGCCGCGCGTCAGCGAGGTGACGCCCTTTATCTCGCGCGAGGCGATGCTCCTGTCCCAGGGCAACGTGGCGGCGGTGCAGGTCAAGGGCGTCGAGCGCGGACACAAGGCCTTCGGCCAGGAAGCCCTCACCCTGGAAGGCGGCGAACTCGAAGATTTGCTGTTTGAGGGTCGCGGAACGCGTCCCGGCATCGTCATCAGCATCGATTCGGCGACCAGTCTCGGGGTGGCCATCGGCGACACCATCAACGTCATCCCGCCCATGTTCACCATCACCCCCTTCGGCATGATCCCCAAGATGAAGCCTTTCCAGGTGGTGGGCATCCTGCGCCAGCAGGGCAGTCTCGTCGATACCTTCAACGCCTATGTGCCTCTGTCGGTCGCTCAGGAATTTTTCGACCTGCCGGGCCAGGTCACCGGCATCGAGGTCGACGTCATGCACTTCGACGACACCCAGCCGGTGGTTTCCGCCTTGCGCCGGAATTTTGAGTTTCCCTACCTGGTGCGCTCCTGGGAGGATATGTTCGGCTCCTTTCTCTCGGCGCTGCGCCTGGAAAAGCTCGGCCTGTTCATCGTACTGGGCATCATCGTGCTGGTGGCGGCCTTCAACATCGCCACCACCCTGATCATGGTGGTCATGGAAAAGCATAAGGATATTGCGATTCTGCGTTCCATGGGGGCGACCTCGCGCAGCATCATGAAAATTTTCGTGCTGGAGGGCGCCATCATCGGCACCCTCGGTACCAGTCTGGGGACGGCCCTGGGGCTGCTCATCGCCAAAAACGCCGATCCCATCATCAAAAAGGTGGAGAGCGTTTTTCAGCTCAAGATTTTCGATCAGGCCGTCTACGGCATGGATCGGTTCCCCTCCGTGGTCAATCCCGGTGATGTGATCGCCGTGGTCGTGGTGGCGATGAGCATTTCCCTGCTCGCCACCATCTATCCGGCCTGGCATGCCTCGCGCATGGATCCGGCCGAAGCGCTGCGCTATGAATAA
- the lysS gene encoding lysine--tRNA ligase, whose amino-acid sequence MEELNDILSQRRDKLTSLRAEGINPFANDFAVSHTTADIHAAHGAQDAATLSVSPVEYVIAGRILARRDFGKAAFVQLQDRAGRLQVYVARDQLGEEGFELFRKLDLGDVIGVVGTPFRTKTDELSLRASSLRLLTKSLRPLPEKWHGLTDVETRYRQRYLDLMVNPQVREVFLKRSRIISLVREFMQSRDFLEVETPMMQPIAGGATARPFKTFHNTLKMDLFLRIAPELYLKRLVVGGLERVFEINRNFRNEGISIQHNPEFTMMEFYQAYATYEDLMDFTEELICHVAAEVCGGLKLSYGGREVDLTRPWKRLSFTEAIAHYGKVEAAVLEDHGRAFEYAGRLGLELDRRMPLGKILAEIFDEVVEPHLWQPTFITQYPTDISPLSRKNDLRPEVVDRFELFIVGRELANAFSELNDPIDQRERFVQQLSEKEAGDEEAHAMDEDYIRALEYGLPPTAGEGIGIDRLVMLLTDAASIRDVILFPQLRPER is encoded by the coding sequence ATGGAAGAACTCAACGATATCCTGTCGCAGCGACGCGACAAGCTCACCAGTTTGCGGGCCGAGGGCATCAACCCTTTCGCCAATGATTTTGCGGTTTCGCACACCACCGCCGACATTCACGCCGCCCATGGCGCGCAGGATGCCGCGACTCTCTCGGTAAGCCCCGTCGAGTATGTGATCGCCGGGCGCATTCTGGCGCGCCGCGATTTCGGCAAGGCGGCCTTCGTTCAGTTGCAGGATCGCGCCGGGCGGCTGCAGGTTTATGTGGCGCGCGATCAGTTGGGGGAGGAGGGGTTTGAGCTGTTCCGCAAGCTGGATCTCGGGGATGTGATCGGCGTGGTCGGCACGCCGTTTCGCACCAAGACCGACGAGCTGAGTCTTCGTGCTTCCAGCCTGCGTTTGCTGACCAAGTCCCTGCGTCCCCTGCCGGAGAAGTGGCACGGTCTGACCGACGTTGAAACCCGCTATCGCCAGCGCTATCTTGATTTGATGGTCAATCCGCAGGTGCGCGAGGTTTTCCTCAAGCGCAGCCGCATCATCAGTCTGGTGCGTGAATTCATGCAGAGTCGCGATTTTCTCGAAGTGGAAACGCCGATGATGCAGCCCATCGCCGGCGGCGCGACGGCGCGCCCTTTCAAGACCTTTCACAATACCCTCAAGATGGATCTGTTCCTGCGCATCGCCCCGGAGCTCTATCTCAAGCGCCTGGTGGTCGGGGGCCTGGAGCGGGTGTTCGAGATCAACCGCAACTTCCGCAACGAAGGCATCTCCATCCAGCATAATCCCGAATTCACCATGATGGAGTTCTATCAGGCCTACGCCACCTACGAAGATCTGATGGATTTCACCGAGGAGCTGATCTGTCACGTGGCGGCGGAGGTCTGCGGTGGCCTCAAGCTCAGCTACGGCGGCCGCGAGGTGGATCTGACGCGCCCCTGGAAGCGGCTGAGCTTCACCGAGGCCATCGCCCATTACGGCAAGGTGGAGGCCGCGGTTCTGGAAGATCACGGCCGTGCCTTTGAGTATGCCGGTCGTCTGGGGTTGGAACTCGATCGACGCATGCCCCTGGGTAAGATTCTCGCCGAGATTTTCGACGAGGTGGTCGAGCCCCATCTCTGGCAGCCGACCTTCATCACCCAATATCCCACGGACATCTCGCCGCTCTCGCGCAAAAACGACCTGCGGCCCGAGGTCGTCGATCGTTTCGAGCTGTTCATCGTCGGACGCGAGCTGGCCAATGCGTTCTCCGAGCTCAATGATCCCATCGATCAGCGCGAGCGTTTCGTGCAGCAGCTGAGCGAAAAGGAGGCCGGCGACGAAGAGGCTCACGCCATGGATGAGGACTACATTCGCGCCCTTGAATACGGTCTGCCGCCCACCGCGGGCGAGGGCATCGGCATCGACCGGCTGGTGATGCTGCTGACCGATGCGGCGTCCATTCGCGACGTCATTCTGTTCCCCCAATTGCGTCCTGAAAGGTAG
- a CDS encoding protease complex subunit PrcB family protein, whose amino-acid sequence MHANRDVLQTLVILMLILTLSTGCAAANPQPFSVLERGSAAMETEGFTFAAATNQDSWQELYGRIHAHRIPPPTPPGVDWQGHLVLMVASGWKPSAGYQVDISRVELMGETLRVYVRTSEPPADSIRAAVMTQPYALALVERPSVLKGVEFIDGAGKVLHRMELVP is encoded by the coding sequence ATGCATGCCAACCGCGATGTGCTGCAAACCCTGGTGATCCTGATGCTGATCTTGACTCTGTCCACCGGCTGCGCCGCCGCCAATCCGCAACCTTTCAGTGTCCTTGAGCGAGGCAGCGCCGCCATGGAGACCGAAGGGTTCACCTTTGCCGCAGCAACCAACCAGGACAGTTGGCAGGAGCTTTACGGCCGGATTCATGCTCATCGGATTCCGCCACCCACGCCGCCCGGCGTTGATTGGCAAGGACATCTCGTTCTGATGGTGGCCTCGGGCTGGAAACCCAGCGCAGGCTATCAGGTGGACATCTCCCGCGTGGAGCTCATGGGCGAGACCCTGCGGGTTTACGTGCGAACCAGCGAGCCGCCCGCCGACAGCATCCGCGCCGCCGTCATGACCCAGCCCTACGCCTTGGCCCTCGTGGAGCGGCCAAGCGTACTCAAGGGCGTCGAATTTATCGACGGCGCGGGAAAGGTGCTGCATCGCATGGAACTGGTGCCCTAG